A window of Candidatus Dormiibacterota bacterium genomic DNA:
GCACCGCGTTTGCGCTCTTGCGAAAGATGGCCACCACCGGCCCCCTGGCAACAACCTTCAGGTAGTGGTCGCCCGCGGGGCCCACATAGACCTTTGTTGCCGCGGTGTCGGGCGGGTTGTCGGAGGTCAGTTCGAACCCGCCGTTCTGCTCGCCAGGTCGATTGAAATCCGTGTCGAGCGCCCCATTGTTCACGCGCCCATCTGCGGGAAGGGAGGGTTCGGGCGCAGGGGTCGGGGCGGCTGACGCGGTTGCCTGCGCCACACCCGCGGGCTTGGGCGACGAGCGGTGCAGCAGGCCGACGGTCACGAGCGACGCCAGGAGCACGGCGATCACCCCGCCGGCGAGCAGCATCGCCGTCCGCTGCGTGCCCTTCGGGGCCGCCGGAGTGGCGCCGCCGAACGCGATCGGCACCCGGGCGCGCCCGGGGAGCATGGTCAGCTGCTGGTCGCCGGCCGCCGCGGTGGCCCGCTGCGGGCCGGTCCCGGCGAGGGGCATCGGCACCGCCATCCGGCCGGTGTCGAGGGCGTCGCCGGGACGCCGTCCCAGGTGGTGGCCGGGGAGGCGGGTGGCGTTGGGATCGGCGCCGGCGTCGGACCCCCCGGCGGCCGGCGCGAACGCGAGCAGCGCCGGCACCTGCGCCACCAGGCGCTCGGCCGCCACGGCGGCGCCGGGACGCTGGTCGGGCCGCTTGGCGAGCATCTCGGAGAGCAGCTGCCACAGGGCGTCGGGCAGGCCCTCCGGCCGCGCCGGCGGCTCGTCGACGTGCCGGCGGAGGATGGCGACCGCCGCCCCGCCCGCGAAGGGCGTGCGTCCGGTGAGCAGCTCGTGGAGCACGATCCCGGCCGCGTAGATGTCGGCCGGCGGCCCGGCGTCCACCTGCTCGGCCATCTCCGGGGCCATGTACTCGGGGGTGCCGATGAGCCCGGTGGTCCGGGTGAGCCCCGGGCCGGTGGTGAGCCGGGCGATGCCGAAGTCGCTCAGCCGCGCGACGGGTGGCCGGTCGTCGCTGACCTCGAGGAGGATGTTCTCCGGCTTGAGGTCGCGGTGGACGATGCCGGCGCTGTGGACCGCGGCCAGGCCGGTGAGCACCTGGGCCATCAGCCCGGCAGCGAAGGCGGGGGCGAGCGGCCCGTTCTCGCCGAGGTACCTGCGCAGGTCGGAGCCCTGGACGAGGTCCATGACGATGGCGAGGGTGTCCCCCTCGGCCACCAGATCGTGGACACCGACTAGGTGCGGATGGTCCAGGCCGATGAGAATGCCCCGCTCCTGGAGGAAACGGGCGACCACCTCGGGATCGGCGGCCAGCTCGGGGTTGAGGACCTTGACCGCCACCGCCTCCCCGGTGCTGCGGACGGCGCCCCTCCAGACCCGTCCCATCCCGCCACGGCCGATCGACTCGAACAGCAGGTAGCTGCTGCCGAGGGGGACCGCCTCAGCGCCCCGTCCCCCTCGTCTGGCCAGGAAGTTCAGCGCCGGCCCTCCGTCAGCGCGCCCCGAGCCGGCCGCTCACGCCGGGCACCGCGTCGCTGACCGGTTGCGGCTGCGGGCGGGCGAGGTCACGGCTGCGCTGCTCCAGCTGGGCGGCATCGGTCGCCTGGGACAGGTCACCCGCGGCCCGGAGCAGGTCGTCGCTGATCCGGCTCACCTCGGTGGTGATCATGTGCAGGTCGTCGTCGAAGGCCTGGCGATTGCGGCCGCGCCAGTGCTCCCTGGCGGTGGCGGCCAGCCTGACCCGCTGCCCGGTCAGCTCGGCGAGCAGCGCGCTGGTGCGCCGGCACTCGTCGGCCACCGCCGCGGCCGCGACCGGGTCGAAGTGGACGTCCGGGGAGACCGGGACGGGCTCGGACATGGGTGTCGCATCGTGGCATCAGCGCCGACCTCAGTCAACGACCTCCTCCCAGCGGTCGGCGATCTGTGGCAGGGCACGGCGGATGCTCTGCCGGCGCCGCTCGACCTCCTCACGGTCGTAGTCGTCGCCATCGTATGCCCGCGCCTCGATCTCCCAGGTATCCGGGTTCGTGCCCTCGAACATCAGGAGGGACGCGCCTGGACCAATGCTGCCCTGCCCCGGTTCACGGTCATGGTTGTTCGCCAGGCTGATGCGCATCCCGGACGCCTCGCGCAGAAGGTCCGTTCGTCTCGAGTCGAGGTCTCCGGTGAACCTGAAGTGGAACAACTTCCGTGACATGCTCATCTCCGTCAGGGCGCAGGTCCGCGGGAACGGCGCTGCTGGTGCCGTCGGTCGCGAAATCCGCCGGAGGGCTCATCGGGCGGTCACGTCGGGAAGGTGCTCACGCGTGCGGGGGACGGCGCCCGCCGCGCCGTCCCCGCCTGCCGACCCGCGGGATCAGCCGCCGCCGCCCGCGCTCATGATGTTCTCGTTGACCCGCTGCACCGCGGTGCGCAGCTCGTCGAGCGCGGTCACGGTGCGGTCCAGCGCGCCCCGCGTCTGCGGCCAGATGCTGCCGCGAAACTGGCTCGCATAGGGGCCGTCCCAGACGTTTGGATCCGAGAGCACGTCGCCCTGACGCTCGAGCTGCTTGACCTGGGCCTCCAGCTCGCCGGCCAGGATCGCCTGCATCCTCTGGATCGCCGAGCGGGCGGCCTCGGTGGACAGAACGCGTTGCGACATGGGCATGCTCCCGTACTGGGTCGAAGGGGCCGCCATGGTGGCATCGTGACGGGGCACAGTCAACAACGCCGCAAACGTGGTCCTCACGTCTCGGCGCAATCGCACGAGTGCGCGCCGGGCGGTCGCCGCGGCGGCGCGGAGCCGTGAAACCCGATAAGCTCCGCCGCCCGGACCAACCGCGATCGAGGGGATCGGCGTGCAGCTCGTTCTCACCGGCGGCGACTGCGAGCGCGAGCTCGACCTGCGCATCAACGAGAGCTCGGCGACGGTCGCTGATCTGGCTGTCGCATTGGGCACCGCACCGGCTCAGGGACTGCTCATCGGAGACCACGTCGCCAGCCCCTCGCTGGGAATCGGCGAGGCGGGCCTCCATGAGGGGGCGGAGGTACGAACCGCCACCGGTCCGGCGTTTGCAATCCCCGCCGAGGCCGGAGCGGCAATCGAGCTGCGGGTCATCGGAGGTCTCGACGCCGGCCGGGCGGTGCAGCTGCACCAGGGCGAGGTGACCGTCGGCCGCGACCCCACCTGCGACGTCGTCATCGGCGTGCCCACGGTGTCGCGGCACCACTGTCGACTGCGGGTCGGCCCGGGGGATATCACGTGGGTGAGTGATACCGGGTCGCGCGCCGGCTGCTGGCTGGAGGGCGCGCGCCTCGAGGGGGATGCCCCCCTCCCCGCCGGCGCGGTGCTCGAGGTGGGCACGGTGCACCTCGCCGTCGCCACCGGGGCCGTCCAGGACCGCCCCGCCGCGATCGATCCGCTCCGCTACGCGACGGCCGCGGGCACCATCCCGTTCAACCGCCCACCGCGGTCCACCGAGCTGCGCGCCGAGGTCCCCCTCACCCTTCCGAAGGCGCCGAGCGAGGGCAGCAAGCCGATCTTCAGCGTCGCCGCCATTGTCTCCCCGCTCGTCCTCGGCGTGGTGATGATGGTCGCGCTGCAGAACGTCCTGTTCGCGCTGTTCACCCTGCTCACTCCCGTGATGGTGTTGGGCAACTGGTACGAGAGCCGGTTCCGCAACAAGCGCTCGCTCCGCAGGGGGATGCGCGACTTCCAGGCGGCGCTGGCCACCCTCCGTGAGCAGCTCGCCGGGCAGCGACGCGCCGAGGTCGAGCGGCGGCGCGCGGCCGGGCCGGACCTCGCCGAGGTGCTGCGCCGGGCGACGGCGCCGAGCGTGCGGCTCTGGGAGCGGCGCCCCGGCCACGGCGACTTCCTCGAGCTGAGCGCCGGCCTCGCCGACCTTCCCTGGACGCCGCCGGTGGTCGACGACCGCACCACCCCGGCTCCCGAGGTGTCGGCACTGCTGGTGGAGTTCTCCACCCTGCCGCTGGTGCCCGCGCCGGCCGTGCTCGCCAGGGGCGGGGTGGTCGGCATCACCGGCGACCGCGAGGCTGCGCTCGCCCTCGCCCGCGGGCTGCTCTGCCAGGTGGCCACGCTGCAGGGGCCCGCCGACGTGCGCGTCGCCGTGCTCACCGCCGCCGACCAGACCGCGGTCTGGGACTGGACCAAGTGGCTGCCTCACACCCGCGACCGCGCCGGCGCCGGCGGCGCGCGCCTGCTCGCCGCAGGGCCCGAGGAGTGCGACGCCCTGCTGCGCACCCTGCTCGGGGGCGGGGCCAGGAAGCAGGGCCCGGTGACGCTCGCGGTGATCGACGACGACAGCCTCACCGCGGGACGGCACGCTCCCGCCCGGGCTCTGCTCCGCGGCGACGGCGGCCCGGCGGCGGGCATCGTCATCGCCAGCTCGGCCGACCGGCTGCCGGCACTCTGCACCACCGTCATCGAGGCCACCGGCGCCGACGGGCTGGCGACCCTGACCCGCCCGGCCGAGGGCGAGCGCGTCGACCGGCTGGTGATCGGCGGCCTCGCCGAGCCCACCGCCCGGCGCTGCGCCCGCGCCCTGGCACGGTTCGAGGACCCCGAGGTGGGCGACGCCGGGGCGGCACTTCCCGACCTCACCTCCCTGCTCACCCTGCTCGACCTGACCGAGCCCACCCCCGACGCCCTGCTCGAGCGCTGGCGCCGGCCCCACGACGGGCCGACCCTGGCGGCGCCGGTGGGGGTGAGCGAGGAGGGCACCTTCGTCGTCGACCTGGTCCGCGACGGCCCCCACGCGCTGGTCGGCGGCACCACCGGCTCGGGCAAGAGTGAGCTGCTGCGCTCGATCGTCGCCTCGATGGCGACCGTGGCCGATCCCGACCACCTCACCTTCGTGCTCATCGACTACAAGGGCGGCAGCAGCTTCGACGAGTGCTCGCGGCTGCCCCACTGCGTCGGCGTGGTCACCGACCTCGACGAGCAGCTCGGCGAGCGCGCGCTGCGATGCCTCGAGGCCGAGCTGCGCCACCGTGAGCGGGTGCTCCGCGAGGCCGGCGCCACCGACCTCCCCGACTACCTGCGCCGGCAGCAGCGCGGCGAGGTGGCGCAGCGGCCGCTTCCCCGGCTGGTGGTGGTCATCGACGAGTTCGCCACCATGGTCAAGGAGATCCCCGACTTCATCGACTCCCTCGTCGGCGTCGCCCAGCGGGGACGCAGCCTCGGCGTGCACCTGATCCTCGCCACCCAGAAGCCGTCGGGCGCGGTGAACGACAACATCCGCACCAACACGAAGCTGCGCATCTGCCTGCGCGTCGAGGACCGGCAGGACTCCACCGACGTCATCGACGTCGCCGACGCCGCCGACATCGTCCGGCTGGGACGCGCGTGCGTGCGCCTTCGGCCCGGGGAGGTGGTGCTCATCCAGACCGCCCTGGTCACCGGCAGCAGCGCCGGCGGCACCCAGTCGCCGGTCGATGTCGCCCCCTTCCGATTCGGCCGCTCGGCCCGGGCGGCGACCTCCGCCCGCACCGCCCGCGACGGCGCCAGCGATCTCAGCCGCCTGGTCGAGGCCGTGGACGGCGCCTTCCGGAGCGCGGGGATGGCGCTGCCGCGCCGTCCCTGGCCGGACGCGCTCCCCGACGAGCTCGACCTCGACGCGGTCTGCCCGGTGCCGGCGTCACCCCATCCCTCCAGCACCGCCGCGGCGCCAGGCCTCGCCAGCTTCGTGCTCGCCGACGACCCGGACGCGCAGGCGCAGTATCCCCACGGGTGGGACCCGGCCCGGGGCAACCTGCTGGTCGTCGGCAACGTCGGCAGCGGCACCACCACCACGCTGGCCAGCCTCGCGCTCGCCCAGGCGCGGACCCGGGGTCCCGACGACCTCCACCTCTACGTCCTCGACATGGGCGCCGGCGACCTCCAGCCACTCGCAGGCCTGCCCCACACCGGCGCCTATGTCGGCCCCCGCGAACGGGAGCGGCAGATGCGCCTGATCCGCCAGCTCCGCGGCGAGCTCGACCGCCGCAAGGGACGCGGCTTCGCCGGTGCGGGCGACGATCCGATGATCCTGCTGCTGATCGACAACCACTCCGGCTTCACCGCCGAGTACTCGGACATCGCCACCGTGAACGTTGTGGACGATCTCGGCCGCATCTTCTCCGACGGTCCCGAGGTGGGGATCCTCACCGTGCTGAGCGGCGACCGTGCGGGTGCCATCCCGCCGGCGCTGGCGTCGCTCACCCAGCAGAAGCTGCTGCTCCGGCTCTCCGACGCGCAGGAGTACTCGGCCTTCGGGATCACCCGCCGCCAGGTGCCGCGATTCACACCCGGGCGCGCGCTCCTCGCCGAGACGGCGCAGGTGGTCCAGGTGGCCCGGCCGTCGCCCAGCCTGACCGCGGCGGTGGCGGCGACCGCCTCCGCGGCACCGGTGGCGACGCGCTCGGTCCCCGACGTCGGGGTGCTGCCCGACCAGGTGGCGGTCACCGTCATCGCGCCGGCGGCCCGGCTCGGGGCGCCCCCGTGGTTCATCCCCCTCGGCATCGGTGAGCGTGACCTCGGCCCCGCGGGGCTGACCCTCTTCGAGGGTGACCACGCCCTCGTCGCCGGTCCGGCCCGGTCGGGGAAGAGCTCGGTGCTCTGCATCATCGCGGAGGTGGTGGCCCGCGCTCAGAGCGGTATCGTCTGCGCCGGCATCGCCCCGCGGCGCTCGCCGCTGCGCGAGTCCCCGGACCTCGACCACCTCGCCGCCGACCCGGCCGAGGTCGGAGCTCTGCTCGCCGCCATCGCCGCCGACGGCCGCCCCCACGTCGTGCTCATCGACGACGCCGACGCCCTCGACGACGGCGACGGCGCCATCGCCACCCTGCTGCACCGCGGACGCCCCGACGTCCACCTCGTCGTCGCCGGCCGCGCCGACGCGCTGCGACCCCTGTACGGCCACTGGACCCAGACGGTGCGGGGATCGAAGCTCGGCCTGCTGCTCCGTCCCAACCTCGACCTCGACGGCGAGCTGCTGGGAACGCCCCTCCCCCGCCGCGTGCCGGTGGCGATGGGCGACGGCCGCGGCTACCTGATCGACAGCTCGGGGGTGGACATCCTCCAGGCGGCGCGGCCGACTCCCGGCCGTGTGCTCAGCGGCGCGCCCGTGCAACCACCGACCTCGCCGCCCGCGCAGTCGACCGCTGCCGAGAAGGCGGAGGGCACGTGGTGACCTGCGCGGCCGGCGACAACCCCTTGGCGGCTGCCTCCCTCTCCATCGCTGGAACGTGGGCGTGGGCGTATCACGTCCGGGGGCACTCGGGCCCACCGCGGGGGTCGGATGAGCACCGCCGGTGACGCCGGGTCCGGCGCCACCAGCAGCGCCGTTCCCGCCGACCTGCGCGCCTACTCCCAGGCGGCGATGCAGATCGACCAGCACATCCACGAGCTGGCGCTGCGGCTGGGCCACGTGCTGGACGCCTACCGCGCGAGCCGGCCGGAGTTCGGCCATCCGATTCCGCGGATCGAGGACGACCTGGAACTGCACGCGCGGCGGTGCCTCGAGATCGACAAACGGGTGGGCCAGATCGCCGCCGCCTTCGAGCGGGCCGGGACGGTGCCTCAGAGCGGGACCGGCGGAGGCGGCGCCGGCCAGCCCGTGGTGGTCGCCGAGGCGGCGATCACCGCCGCGCTGGAGGAGGCCCGGCGGGCCGCGGCCGCGCCCCCGCCGCCGAAGAAGAAGGAGCACCACGACCACGCCCTGCTCGGGGGCCTGATCCATGCCGTCGAGCACCCCGGAGAGACCCTGAGCCATGCCGCGTCGGCGGTGGAGCACGCGGCCTCGGACGCGCTGGGAACAGTCGAGCGCGGCGCCGAGCATCCCGGGGACACCGCGGCGGCGCTGGCGACCGGCGCGGAGCACCTCGCCGGCTCAGCGCTGCACGGGCTGGAGTCGCTGGGCGGCGGGATCCTCCACGCCATCGAGCATCCCATGGACACGCTGTCGAGCGCGGAGCAGGCGGCGGAGGACTTCGTCACCGGCTTCGCGACGGGCGTGAAGGACATGGCCCAGGCGGCGATGCTGCTGGCGCGGGTGATCCCGGGCACGCCGATGTGGATGGCGAGCATGGCCGTCGACCCGGCGGGGACGGTGAAGCTGCAGGAGCAGTTTGCCAAGGGCCTGGCGCACATCGTCGAGCACCCCGTCGACGCGCTCGGAAACATGATCGACGTCAAGGACCTGCAGAGCGGCGACTACGCGAAGTGGCTGGGCCACCTCACCCCGGACGTGATCGTGACCGTGCTGACGATGGGGGGCGGCGGTGCGGCCGCGGTGGCCGGCGAGGGGGTGGCGAGGACCGCCGGCGAGACCACCGCCGAGCAGGTGGCGACGTCGGTCGCCGAGGACGCCGCCAAGGTCGCCGGCGAGGGAGCCGTCAAGACCGCCGGCGACACGGCCGCGAAGGGTGCGGCCGAGGCGGCCGCCCGGGACACCGGCGCCGCTGCGGAGGACGCTGGTGCCGGCGCGCGGGAGGCCTCGGGCTGGCGGGGACCGGAGGGTGATCCTCCGCCGCCCGGGCCGGAGGGTGGCGGCCCCCCGGGCGGGAAGCCCGAACGCTGGCCGGTGGACGACTCCGGGTACCGGCTCCAAGCGCGCGACATCGACTTCCTGGGGCTGACCGGGCAGCAGATCGACTGGCTGATGGAGCGCCAGGCACCGCTGGGGATGACGCCCGAACAGTTCTCCGAGTTCAGGTCGAGCCTGCTGGACGCCCTCCGCAAGGAGGGCATCGACCCTGCCGCGACCGACATCCGGCTGCACGGATCGGCGTCCAGCGGCTTCTCGGGCATTCACAAGACGCTCCCGACGGAGGCCGAGCTCGCCGGCAACCCAGAGGCCCTTGGACGGCTTCGCGAATGGCTCGCCGACGACCCCAACCGCCCCCTGCGCCGCCCCTTCGACTCGATGCACCGGCTCGGCCTGGAGGATGTCCGGAGCGACTACGACCTGAACATCTCCAACGACCGAATGGTGGAGATCGCCCGGTCACGATGGGACCCGACCAGGTTCAAGGGAGAGATCACGACCGGTCACGGATACCTGAACAAGGTCCTGATGAACTCCACCTTCCCGGAGCTGACCGCCTGGTCGCGGAGTTGGTCGCAGGCGCTCGGGCGTGACGTCTCCCATGCCGTCTTCCCCGGAACCGGGCCCCTGGACACAACCGGCATCGGAAGCGGCATCTCGGTGCACTTCCAGGAGACGGACTGGATCGTCCACCCGCCGAGTGGCCCGTGACATGCCGATGAACCGCCTGCTCGATGTCTGGCTTCGGGGTGAGCTGTCGCAGTCCAGGCTCGACCGACTTCGTGAGCTCCTCTCACTGACCCGCAGAGGTCGTCTCACCGACGCCGAGGACGCGGAGTTCGGCTACCGGTACCTGGGTGAGGACGCACCCGATCGGACGGTGCTGCAGCTGTACCGTGACGGCGACTCGCTGTGGAAGCTCAGTCTCGAGTATCAGGGAGAACCGCCGTCACCGGAGACGGTCGAGGAGACGCGGCGAGCGATCCTGACGGCCGCCTCGAAGCTCGGACTCGCGGTCGACCAGATCTGGCCATCGGCGGAGGGCCTATGAGTCCGGGGCTCGGTCCCCCCATCCCGCCGAGTGGATCAGGTGCGCGGCCGCGCCCCACGGGGTGAGGTCGTTGCGTTCCATGTCCTGCGAGA
This region includes:
- a CDS encoding serine/threonine-protein kinase, whose amino-acid sequence is MGRVWRGAVRSTGEAVAVKVLNPELAADPEVVARFLQERGILIGLDHPHLVGVHDLVAEGDTLAIVMDLVQGSDLRRYLGENGPLAPAFAAGLMAQVLTGLAAVHSAGIVHRDLKPENILLEVSDDRPPVARLSDFGIARLTTGPGLTRTTGLIGTPEYMAPEMAEQVDAGPPADIYAAGIVLHELLTGRTPFAGGAAVAILRRHVDEPPARPEGLPDALWQLLSEMLAKRPDQRPGAAVAAERLVAQVPALLAFAPAAGGSDAGADPNATRLPGHHLGRRPGDALDTGRMAVPMPLAGTGPQRATAAAGDQQLTMLPGRARVPIAFGGATPAAPKGTQRTAMLLAGGVIAVLLASLVTVGLLHRSSPKPAGVAQATASAAPTPAPEPSLPADGRVNNGALDTDFNRPGEQNGGFELTSDNPPDTAATKVYVGPAGDHYLKVVARGPVVAIFRKSANAVLAPSHPVNIGVRMRTEGTSGVRCEVIAGSYPKVSTKRTLDFNSKTVSVTPAWTVVTSTPIVPVPGDTFLYLGITCRSDTTNPVIVIGQVQYTFTSGPTLR
- a CDS encoding WXG100 family type VII secretion target, encoding MSQRVLSTEAARSAIQRMQAILAGELEAQVKQLERQGDVLSDPNVWDGPYASQFRGSIWPQTRGALDRTVTALDELRTAVQRVNENIMSAGGGG
- a CDS encoding FtsK/SpoIIIE domain-containing protein yields the protein MQLVLTGGDCERELDLRINESSATVADLAVALGTAPAQGLLIGDHVASPSLGIGEAGLHEGAEVRTATGPAFAIPAEAGAAIELRVIGGLDAGRAVQLHQGEVTVGRDPTCDVVIGVPTVSRHHCRLRVGPGDITWVSDTGSRAGCWLEGARLEGDAPLPAGAVLEVGTVHLAVATGAVQDRPAAIDPLRYATAAGTIPFNRPPRSTELRAEVPLTLPKAPSEGSKPIFSVAAIVSPLVLGVVMMVALQNVLFALFTLLTPVMVLGNWYESRFRNKRSLRRGMRDFQAALATLREQLAGQRRAEVERRRAAGPDLAEVLRRATAPSVRLWERRPGHGDFLELSAGLADLPWTPPVVDDRTTPAPEVSALLVEFSTLPLVPAPAVLARGGVVGITGDREAALALARGLLCQVATLQGPADVRVAVLTAADQTAVWDWTKWLPHTRDRAGAGGARLLAAGPEECDALLRTLLGGGARKQGPVTLAVIDDDSLTAGRHAPARALLRGDGGPAAGIVIASSADRLPALCTTVIEATGADGLATLTRPAEGERVDRLVIGGLAEPTARRCARALARFEDPEVGDAGAALPDLTSLLTLLDLTEPTPDALLERWRRPHDGPTLAAPVGVSEEGTFVVDLVRDGPHALVGGTTGSGKSELLRSIVASMATVADPDHLTFVLIDYKGGSSFDECSRLPHCVGVVTDLDEQLGERALRCLEAELRHRERVLREAGATDLPDYLRRQQRGEVAQRPLPRLVVVIDEFATMVKEIPDFIDSLVGVAQRGRSLGVHLILATQKPSGAVNDNIRTNTKLRICLRVEDRQDSTDVIDVADAADIVRLGRACVRLRPGEVVLIQTALVTGSSAGGTQSPVDVAPFRFGRSARAATSARTARDGASDLSRLVEAVDGAFRSAGMALPRRPWPDALPDELDLDAVCPVPASPHPSSTAAAPGLASFVLADDPDAQAQYPHGWDPARGNLLVVGNVGSGTTTTLASLALAQARTRGPDDLHLYVLDMGAGDLQPLAGLPHTGAYVGPRERERQMRLIRQLRGELDRRKGRGFAGAGDDPMILLLIDNHSGFTAEYSDIATVNVVDDLGRIFSDGPEVGILTVLSGDRAGAIPPALASLTQQKLLLRLSDAQEYSAFGITRRQVPRFTPGRALLAETAQVVQVARPSPSLTAAVAATASAAPVATRSVPDVGVLPDQVAVTVIAPAARLGAPPWFIPLGIGERDLGPAGLTLFEGDHALVAGPARSGKSSVLCIIAEVVARAQSGIVCAGIAPRRSPLRESPDLDHLAADPAEVGALLAAIAADGRPHVVLIDDADALDDGDGAIATLLHRGRPDVHLVVAGRADALRPLYGHWTQTVRGSKLGLLLRPNLDLDGELLGTPLPRRVPVAMGDGRGYLIDSSGVDILQAARPTPGRVLSGAPVQPPTSPPAQSTAAEKAEGTW